Proteins from one Candidatus Neomarinimicrobiota bacterium genomic window:
- a CDS encoding HD domain-containing protein has product MKKISTISEFKANDDIQGFYLCKEKNLRTTRAGELFLDLMLKDKTGEVGAKVWDRVKEFEAKFEAGDAVAVRGRVDMFQDRLQVVVGRINKATPEKYGRHGFKEDDLVPTSPYDPVKMWTEVGALIQKIKNNYLKKLLTDIYKSNKKTLQRIPASIAMHYPYRSGYLEHVLSMAKVGLKLARHYQADEDLVLAGILLHSVGKVREFTDTLVPEYTDEGNFLGHTDIGRDMTREAAARINDFPPDLLLQLEHMVSSHEGVFDGRRSSRARTKEALLLQLIDYMDTRLNVFDKVIQQDSEYGEWTSRRNFFGASLYKGKSTADS; this is encoded by the coding sequence ATGAAGAAGATATCAACCATTTCAGAGTTTAAGGCAAACGATGACATCCAGGGTTTCTACCTGTGCAAGGAGAAGAATCTGCGGACCACCCGCGCTGGCGAACTCTTTCTTGATCTTATGCTCAAGGATAAAACAGGAGAGGTGGGAGCCAAGGTGTGGGACAGGGTGAAAGAATTCGAAGCGAAGTTCGAAGCGGGCGATGCCGTAGCTGTTCGTGGAAGAGTTGATATGTTTCAGGATCGGCTTCAGGTTGTAGTGGGCCGTATTAATAAGGCGACGCCGGAAAAGTATGGCCGCCACGGCTTCAAAGAGGATGACCTTGTTCCAACATCACCTTACGATCCCGTGAAAATGTGGACAGAGGTTGGGGCGCTGATTCAGAAGATAAAGAACAACTATTTGAAGAAGCTGTTGACTGATATCTATAAGAGCAATAAGAAGACTCTGCAAAGAATTCCAGCTTCCATCGCCATGCACTATCCGTACCGGTCGGGTTATCTTGAGCACGTCCTCTCCATGGCAAAAGTAGGGTTGAAACTTGCCAGGCACTATCAGGCTGATGAGGATCTTGTCCTGGCGGGCATTCTGCTCCACAGCGTGGGCAAGGTTAGGGAATTTACAGATACTCTGGTTCCGGAGTATACCGATGAGGGGAATTTTCTTGGCCATACTGATATCGGCAGAGATATGACGAGGGAAGCAGCGGCCAGGATTAACGACTTCCCGCCTGATCTCCTTCTGCAGCTCGAGCATATGGTTTCCTCTCATGAAGGGGTATTTGACGGCCGCCGTTCTTCACGTGCCAGGACAAAAGAGGCGCTCCTGCTTCAGCTCATAGACTACATGGACACGAGACTTAACGTATTTGATAAGGTTATCCAGCAAGACAGTGAATACGGTGAGTGGACCAGTCGACGGAATTTCTTCGGGGCTTCCCTCTACAAGGGTAAATCAACTGCCGACAGCTAA